A genomic segment from Lycium ferocissimum isolate CSIRO_LF1 unplaced genomic scaffold, AGI_CSIRO_Lferr_CH_V1 ctg1758, whole genome shotgun sequence encodes:
- the LOC132042733 gene encoding uncharacterized protein LOC132042733: MVDGAKDECWEYRNKRSLECRIKVIEKAIRKLNCCVRQVENLHPSGASDKDIIDQAKCLLMQDPNYQKGFKFDHVWDMMKDFEKFKDVDAGSKKVIPHHHNDLLG, from the exons ATGGTGGATGG TGCAAAGGATGAGTGTTGGGAGTATCGCAACAAAAGATCGTTGGAATGTCGAATTAAAGTTATTGAGAAGGctataagaaaattaaattgttgTGTACGTCAAGTTGAAAATTTGCATCCTAGTGGTGCTTCAGATAAAGAtatt ATTGATCAAGCAAAATGTTTACTTATGCAAGATCCGAACTACCAAAAAGGTTTTAAATTTGATCATGTGTGGGATATGATGAAGGATTTTGAGAAGTTTAAAGATGTCGATGCTGGAAGTAAAAAA GTGATTCCACATCATCACAACGACTTATTGGGGTGA